Genomic window (Acipenser ruthenus chromosome 55, fAciRut3.2 maternal haplotype, whole genome shotgun sequence):
AAATCTCTTCTGGTGCACCTTCCTCCATAGCCCTGTGCTGACTCACAGGCTACAAAATGTTCTTTATGTCAGAATTGACCTCCTCCAGTTTTGCTAGTTCTAATTCTTCAGTTTCCACCAGCTTGCGAATCTCTTGTGCTCTTTCAGTTGGACTCCCTTCTTGAAGTTTTTTGGCATTTATACCAATGAGCACGGCATCCCAAAGTACAAACACTCCAGAAGCAACACCTCCGACTACTCTGCCTGTGCTTTTGAGCGccacagcagcagcatcatcaaGCAGGCCTGCAGCAGCACggccagcagaagcagcagcagccgcATCATCAATCAGGCTTGCAAGAACACGACCACCATTAACAACAGAAGCACCAACAGCAGCCCCAGCAACAGCCCCACCAGCAGCACCATTATCACTCGGGTTTGTGGTTACACCAGCAGCAGCATCAAGACTTACAGCAGCATCAATAACAGCatctgcagcagcaacaacagcatcaTCAACCaggcctgcagcagcagcagcagcacaaagACATGTTTTAACAGTGCTTGTTAAATCAGCTTCCTCTATATTCCAATTACATTGTGGGAGTGCAATTTTGCACGATTTACAAAGTGCTATGATTTTAGTGTGAATTATTTCCAGTATTTCCGTTACTCTTTTATTAGCCTTGCCATCCTTTACATGCTTTCCTATTTGTGCGCCACCACTGGTGACTGCCCCAGCTACAGCAGTAACAGCCCCTGCAATGGACAGTCCAAGGGAGGCTCCAAAAGTAACAGGAGCCAAGCCTATCCCTACAATGTTCAGGACCCCACCAACTACACCAGCAGAGCTCCCTGTGGTCTTAGCAATGGTGCAGTCCCTGTCCACCTTGTCCAGTCCATCAGCAATCTCACTGAGTTCTGTGAGGAGTTTTTCAATCTCCTGCTTCTCCTTTTCGTACTCCTTGACAAACTTCCCAATGAGCTCGATTCTTCGTTGGGCCTCTTCATGCTTCATGCTGCAAAGACAGGTTCAGAATCATGTTACTTTACCGCAGTGCTGCTGAGACAAACATCCAGGGATTATTCAAACcaatattttattgaaatgtatcTGAACACAGAAATCAAATGTTGGTATTTACTGAAGCATCCTAGAGCCaatgataaagaaaaaaagagcTCCTATGTAGGAACGTTTTTCATCTCCTATGTAGGACTTTTTATCTCTAGATAAAAAAGTCCTATGTAGATCCTTTTTTAATCTTCATTGGCACTAGGATGCTTCTATAGGCATTTGCCAGAAAtgactaaaatgaaaaaaaaaaaaaaaaatcagtggtgAATAGGATCTGCAGTTTTTATCCTGGCCACTAGAGGTCTTGGTCAGAGCTCTATATGGATTTAAAGAGGTCTTGGTCAGAGCTCTATATGGATTTAAAGAGTTCTTGGTCAGAGCTCTATATGGATTTAAAGACCCAGTTATATGGGATTTGATTTTTtccaaaaacatgaaaaataatataaacaggtctcacttgaacatataatcacattcatTTCACCAGATTTTGTTTATTCGCACTACAATTAATCAAATTATACCCAGAAATACTCAGAGGGCTATCCACATTTCCTGGTTTGGGGCTAGGACTACTGTGACATCATTCAGGGAGAAACCCATGGATTACTTGCATCTGTCAGTGTGGCTGACAGCAACATTTCCAGTGAGAGTAGCGTTATTTTATCAGTTTCTGACACATTTATGAATGTGAACGAAGTAGTAATGGTGGATCTGACAGAGGAAGAAAATGGGGATTGTCTCCCATATCAATTCAAGCCGTATGCCTCTGAATCTGAAGGGGCAAACTCAGAGAGAGACTCCCACACCACGGACTGAGTAGAGGGACAGCAGATGTCTGTGGAGAATCAGCATCTTGACAAAacagaatggttaataaaaacccttacgttttaacatttatacataaaatatTGCATAGAACCcaaaattgtatagttatgtccTTTGGTTCCTAAACTTTCTTAGCTCAAGCAGGCCCCTGGAAACAAATATGATTCCTGACTGAGGCCCCCACCCAATGGATCACTATTGTTAGTCTTTAAAACGcctttatcatcatcatcattattattattattattattattattattattattattattattattattattattattattattattaagtaatttAGCTGCAGACATCTTGATCCAATGTGACTtagctacatgttttttttccaaacaaacataaaatctaCTACATACAGGACTACGTCACAACATTATGGTAACATCACTACCATAAATGTACTTAGCCACTGTGACAGACCCGGAGGCGATATGGTAAGTTTCAatggtttttatttaaatacacaacacaaaaataaacaaacacaccactCTCGACTTGCTCGACTAAAGACAGTACAATTTCCTCCCCTATATACAATGTGACGTGACTTAATCAATAAACATCCCCACATTCCAAACGTGAACAATCAACACCAACATTCacatgagaaaacaacacaaacacacacgcacacagtcacTCACCTCCCCCCATTGTGCGAAGCActacatggcctcaaaggccacctcccctcttaAAAATCCAAAGTTTGGGTGAGTGGGCGGGAATGTAATTTGTTGGCTTCTCTGTCTGTGGCCGTGGAGGGGGTGAGGTTGCCGGCTCCTCCGGCAGCGGTGGTGGGGCTGGTGCTGACCACTAAGATGGAGGCTGTTGTTCCAGCTCTGCCGTGGTGCCTCACTCAGCTTCCGGGCAGCCCATTCCGCCTCCCCACAAGGGAAGGGACAGCTGGGGATTGAGTGCCCGAAGTCGGCACAAGCAATGCACTGCTTCCTGTGTTGCACTCACCAATTGGCTGAGTGAGGTGCATGCACTGATTGCAGGGAGGGGCTCGGCAGTATTCAGACAGTGCAGGCTTGTCATTCTGTCTCCCTATTGTGGACTAGACAGACAGAGATGTGCTGTTCTGTGTTTGGTTTGTCTCTACACTGTGCTTGAGTTCTACAGACTGAAGAAGGACCAGGCCGGACGCTGTTTAGCCTGGACTACCCTGCGGCCTTCTTGTTCTAAAGGACTTTGCTACTATAATCCTCGAGGAGGGAGCCCCGTTGTGAACGGTTGCATGGGAGCCAGCTGCTTGGAAGACCCGATGTCACTTCCGGGTTACATGAGGTTCACCcacgtgttgttttgttttttgtttaattgttttgcttaacTATTTTCTTTTGTACTTTCAGAAATCACCCCATTTTTACTGTTAACTTTGTGCCAAGCACTCACTCTAGTAACAGGGTATGTAATCTATACTGTACGTGAAGTGGAATGTTATCATCACTCGGGAAAGAAAATCCACAAGTTgaacgattatatatatatatatatatatatatatatatatatatatatatacatatatacataatagttaaaaaaagaaaaacattcatattatatatagttgtttattttaattgtaattacaatttaCCCTGTTTTTGTTATGTTGCCTAATGGTATATAATTTAAcccttgcggtcctatgtcggaccaggtccgacattgcaattattccaatccggtccaatgtcagaccctgtccgacatcatcaaaaaaacgcaaaaaacgtgtttctagtcgtttgggagcgacaggagccgagaaaaGCCGAAAAAaggacgtatctcatgaatagtcatacttgcccctggcatcagataatggcggccataaggaaacaagatggctgctactgcatcagcgcacagagactatcacagacatttgcagagcttttttgagatgttatagtaataaaataatgacttggatcgcattattgaggcgtttggtgatgaaatgagtgatcaagagatgattgatcggtatgtacgactattattattattattatttgtttcttagcatatgtgaaagctatagcgaatgaaagggtggggcggggctggagatgcctagtgagtgctttgttgttatgcagggccttttaaacccgtttgactgtggaaaaaaatacatttaaacagcgcgtccaaaattaactgcgcgtgtgaaaataaattggacctgacacgcctgacacgcacttaataaatggactgcaaagggttaagcacgAAACAAGCATTCAGGGACATTAGCAATATACACATGCAGGGTGGGAGTTTTTAAGATTTGTGTTAAACTTTTAAGCTTTACTTTTTATGATTTCACATGtaattttcttttgttaaatCTTTTCGCATATTTGCTACAGACCCCCTGAAACTTCCCTGTAATtcaaagtttgggaacccctgctttagttaataatattgatatatGAATTGCTATAATACCAACAATAATAAACCGAATGCTGCAAATTGCTgctgacatttatttaacataTCTTTCTCTATATACgtatgtacagtatagtatattACACTCCATCCCCTGCCAGCAGTGCACAGCAACCCCAGACAGGCACTCTGGTTGACAGCTGTGTTCTTCCCTACCTGACAGAGTGGTCTAGGACTGCAGTGCTATGGCAAGCtgaattatcatttagagatatctctaaatgcatTTGAAGACAtctgaaaatgatttacagaaatgTGTAAATGGAACTTAAattagatatctaaaatgcatttggagatatctttaattcatttacagatatctctaaataactttctGTGAAAATGCACTACACAGTGCAAGAAAGGGGGCACTGTCACTTTAAGAAATGGTGGGTGGCATTAAACAGATACAATTCCCCGGGTGCTCAGGTTAGCGGAAGGGGTAGGGCAGCCTGGGGATAAATGGGAAGTGTGCACTCGAGTAGAGGAGAGTGTGGGGAAGGCGTTGAAGTTAGCACACAATCATTCATTTGGTGCTCATTTAGGGGGTGAGAAAACACTACAGAGGATATTAGAGGTTTTACTGGATAGGAGAAGACTGTCTAGTTTTTTTGTAAATCCTGTCCCGAGTGTCAGTTTACGAGCCCCCGACCCCACTTACCCATCATTGATGTCCCCTTTGAGAGGATCACCATGCATCTGGTGGGACCCTTAAACAAATCCACCAGAGGCCATGAGTACGTactggtggtggaagcggtggaggtggtggaggcagaggcagctcctgctgctttgctcctggaggcctaggttctggacctatggactccccccttctgggcactggatgcacgggctccccccttctgggcgctggatgcacgggctccccccttctgggcgctggatgcacaggctccccccttctgggcgctggatgcatgggctccccgcttctgggcgctggatgcacgggctccccctctTCGTATTGCTCCCCCaatgtgtgcccatatgccccacagccagggcataactcctCCACAAGGTTTATAACacaaacctcccagccatcatccccgacatcctcctgctgttgctgcagttgctgttgctgctgcagcttacctctcccccttctgggctgtggacgcactgactcccccctcttgggatgtggacattcgggctcctcccactcaggcgcaggagcctgcttctttgccttcttggcaccaccactccttcccttcttcgggaccagcagttccacctcctgccatggagggggttggttgGGTGTTTTGTACCCAACCTTGCCgatggcaaagcaccactcctcccctttgaggcaggtgaggcaggtgaggcaggtttcctgcgGCGATgttatggccttcaggtggatccactcctccgcagtctccacctcacctcgatcaaaggcctgctcaaagagggggtcttcatatgggcacacctcagggaggtgcccatactccaggcaggcgaggcaccatgtagcccctccttccttcatcTACCTCTGAggctcatgccacctctccatgtaggcatccactttatccatttttttctccaaacacaaaaaaaccaccattcgaaaaaaaaaacaaaaaaaaaaatgggctgaTGTCTTAAAAGAGgtagaaaacatgttaaagttAGATGTTAGTGAAGAATCCTCTAGTCCTTGGAACAGCCCCATCGTCATGGTAGCCAAGCCCAACGGAACATGGCGATTTTGCAATGACTTCCGGCAGCTAAATAATGCCTAGAAATCTGACTCCTACCCGATGCCACGGGTGGATGAGTTGATTTAGGAACTGCTAAATACCTCACCATGTTCGATTTAACCGAAGGGTTCTGGCAAATACCATTGACCCTCGATTCCAAGGAGAAAACAGCGTTTTCGACTCCTCGGGGCATATAGCAGTATAAGGTCATGCCCTTTGGGTTACATGGGGCCCCTGCGACATTCCAATGCATCATGGATAAAGTGTTGAGAACCCATGCCAGTTATGCGTCAGCCTATATTGATGACAATAATTTTTTAGAAGGGTGGGCGAACCACTTAGAAAAAGTAGGGACAGAGCCGTTTTGCAGAGCCTTAGAGAGGCGTCCCTCACTGCCAACCCTGAAAATGTGCTTTGTAGGGATCCAGTGTTGAGAGTGCTGGAATTCACAAGACACTTGTTCAGACGGATGCCTCAGAGGTCGGAGTCGGCACAGTGCTGTCTCAAATAATTGATGGGGAGGAACACCCCATCATTTATTTGAGTAGGAAATTACTACCAAGGGAAACGAGGTATGCGGTAGCAGAGAAAGAGTTTCTGGCAGTTAAGTAGGCCACAGAAGCCCTAAAATACTACCTGCTAGGAAGGGAGTTAACGTTAGTTACAGATCATTCTCCAATAAAATGGATGAAAGAGAACAAAGAAAAGAATGACAAAGTAACTAGGTGGTTCCGAGCTCTGTTTCCTGGACCCTCGGTGGGGTGGGGCGTGTGTTGTGGAGCGCTGTACTCTACCTGTAATCCCCCGCCGTCTCCAGTAGAGGGAGACAACGGACCAGGACTGGGAAATACTTAAATGTTGCACCTACCATCTCAAGCAGGGGGAGACAACGGACCTTGGGATTGTTATCTGTTACACCTGCAGTCTCCAGCAGAGTGAGACATTGTACCAGGTGCTTACCAGTGTGGGAAACACCTGAGGAACAAAGCAACTGTTTAAATCCAGAAGCAAACTAAGACACACATGAACTGTGTTAATGAACTGTGAGTCAACTTACCTGTGGGACACTCTCTTGGAGagatatttgttttgttattggtttCTTTATAGTTTTCCCAGTCTAGAGAGGGACAAAAAGTGAGTTGGGTAATGCCCGTTGAGGGTTaggtattattttgtttaattggttATTTACACTACTTGTGTAATGAAAGTCAATGTTTTTTCAGATGAAAAAAAGACATCTTACCATTACACAAGGAATAACTGTACCCGGGTCACGTCTGTCCAGTGAAGTCAAGATCCACACACAAACAGGGCTTTTAGCTCACAACAGGTATACTTCCAGTTTGAAATACACCATTTTCCTCAGGTTGTTTGAATTTGTTTCTCACATATAAGCTGCATACTTAGATTTTGTCATTTATTAACCTGCTTGGAACAACCGGCTACAATACAAATATGAGGCATTCTAAGATTAAACAGCGGCCTGTCTCGGTCAAAATATATTTCTCTGTACGTATACCTTATCTCTGTACGTATCTTCCAGCGGCTTCAAAACCGAGAAGGGAAGTTGCACCTGCcacattaaaatgtgcattttatttaaaaaaaagaaaactagatcATTGCCAACTATTTTAAATCTCGTTTGGGAATACTTGTTAGTCatacattatgttttttaaaagtggTTCGGACCATGTCAGTGGGTCTTTAATATATAGCAGGAGTGTATCAAGGTGAATATGTAAGAGCTCAAGGAAGAGCTGTGCGTTTCTCTGTGATGATGAtgtcattcatggggtttccatgcaagtcttttttttttaactcgatacatttacacgagaaaaatgtctcgtgtaaaatgcttttttgggtttccattcgctcagtttatttcactcgagtaaaccgggcttttcacccgatgtcatgcaaatgaatgggaaagttgggggttgatatgtaaagtacttgtgctgtttttgaagattactagtgaaattgtGTGAAAaatgcacagagaactggtacacaagtgaatctaagcaGCTGTAACAAAGCAAAATACCTcctgcctggttggttaataatactgctcttgcccaaattatgtttcaaatgtcattagtggggtgtcatgtcgttagtagtgaatactgtttcaaataaactctgaggtataaaatgaaacctaccaacaggtattgcagatcaccatggctgaaaaccggcagagacttcaaatacagtgtatatatatataactttcattcaggcaatacagcttataggggatcaggtgatgctgcgtatactactctggcttagaaaccctacccgtccggacggctgtcagctgctgaggaagcattcaacaccacgcttgggcaaatatgggtagtgggcacttgaaagggaggtggtggatactgatgaaacggactgaacTGCAGCATtaatttgttcccaaaattgccgctgcctgctgtatcctgcacaaactcttgtcaacaacaaaatgaggtgttcatgaatcagtggctgcctgtgagacagaaggggaaggttacagtctcacgagagaaaaagcggcactgcctttcacaacaagcccaaaacaagcacaGCCCATGTTAGAGTAttggtgtttatgcaaattacaacccgcgactctaaaaaaaaaagaagcccaattccgcttattataagcagacttggcaactgtgaaggttacctcaacCACCAATTTCAATTGGTCAGGAGCGATCTGAGgcggctcgtgctgtcagagattctctcatttcttttaaattgtgctggatttgctgttgtgttaaatattaatgatgcaaacaaataaaacacaatcaatacgttcattttcAATTTTATATGTTCAGTTCTGATACCGCATCAACAACGTGTTGGTtgtttgttgcgctgttttgggcgatcgtgctgtctcatgacatccagttcacaaactacaTTTACTAACGTGGAGGGaagacacgcgttgtctttggacatagctgggatcaaaaacaggacgggaattaattcagttacatttaagcagctgacttgctcttcgtgtttaactttagcgtagtttttaatactataacaagggcataacacagttcatggtaagtggtttatACAGatctgtaaacccacaagagatatacaacatgacagaccagacacagcaaaaaacaatttaaaaaaagctgtcCGCATTATccttaaggtgaactacaccactgcgaaccataaaatcacccatcagccacaactttccacagtaacaactgacctgctcctttgcaatatttatagttaaggataaacatgcTCTCTAACATTTTTAtgtgaaatgtgggtttccatgcgaaactgggtgtggttttcccgtgtgtttcggcatttacacgagtaaatgagatttaccctatccctctctttggacGTTTTTTTGGCGTACAAACCTGAAttacacaagtaattctcccaaatgtgcacgcgcatcaccatttcacgtgtaaactgaccagcatggaaaccccatgattgatgacaccgtgtaacaatttttttttttttggttcctgggtagtaagtattatttcctaattgcttatgcctcaaaagtatagaaaatggctattattccccacaaactttgcttttgtgaccagaacagtgatattttgaaaatgtacctatttttcagaacattccagatagattcagtgctgagtaaacttggagtaacttctagaactttctagaactttccagtaatataaatagtagtataaatacaggggccttaagcccaccagttcagtttagttccagctgcctaagtggatacatatctgcatttttctgagatggcatcaaggtcataggagacttcaaaatggtggcattcctgatgggtttccaaggcggttttaccaagtttccctgctatctttgcctttgggacagcacggacaccaaggcgcactaccacaggcgggactggccacagtggaccgagttctctgtggggaagaacaacgtcaagtgggagccactggtggacccccggaaggtgctgatgccaccactgcacatcaaattgggtctTATGAAACAAtgtgtcagagctctagataaggagtcggcagccttcaagtaccttcaagacttcttccctaagctgtctgaggcaaag
Coding sequences:
- the LOC117401655 gene encoding uncharacterized protein LOC117401655, whose protein sequence is MSRNSASMKHEEAQRRIELIGKFVKEYEKEKQEIEKLLTELSEIADGLDKVDRDCTIAKTTGSSAGVVGGVLNIVGIGLAPVTFGASLGLSIAGAVTAVAGAVTSGGAQIGKHVKDGKANKRVTEILEIIHTKIIALCKSCKIALPQCNWNIEEADLTSTVKTCLCAAAAAAGLVDDAVVAAADAVIDAAVSLDAAAGVTTNPSDNGAAGGAVAGAAVGASVVNGGRVLASLIDDAAAAASAGRAAAGLLDDAAAVALKSTGRVVGGVASGVFVLWDAVLIGINAKKLQEGSPTERAQEIRKLVETEELELAKLEEVNSDIKNIL